A window of the Clupea harengus chromosome 8, Ch_v2.0.2, whole genome shotgun sequence genome harbors these coding sequences:
- the igsf9bb gene encoding protein turtle homolog B — MCSSSGKQREDGLFESFNDGLFEHVSISASVAELKDTPPSFRQTPAQHVETQEGITVTLTCVANGNPTPTVDWLREGKVLHGNGKYKVTNGSLTLTTVTREDRGGYSCRAHSLQGEAIHTTRLLVQGPPFIISPPENVTLNVSQDALFTCQSEAYPGNLTYTWFLGDENVFFKNGLKRRVSILIDGSLIVSRVIPEDAGKYTCRPSNGLGTAPSASAYLSVQYPARVVNMPSVIYGALGFHGYIRCPADANPPVNKVTWRKDGLPLRIEKHPGWTLMADGNILVAEVTEDMLGTYTCTPYNVLGSTGQSRAATLVLKDPPKFLAVPAGEYRQEVGRELVVPCEADTNITWRKVGPPSHQHAVLPHGSLHILSLAKEDHGIWECVATNEATSITASTKVLVSGTTPHAPLDIRVAVTSSAANVSWELGYDGGFEQTFTVWIKRESLGAHDWLSLPVTTKGQHWLLLKGLQPHTSYEFSLLATNKMGTGHFSEVVTASTLDYPLTTREPPLILTPPRCLTANRTQPGVVLTWIPPANHSLPIDRYVVEFRLAERWEVLDDSILPGETDLFARDLQEAWYEFRVMAVMEDIVSEPSNIVGVSSTDAFPPPELADESLARPVVAGVVATVCFLASGIIFSIMAMCVVSQRRERRRKARRRRDPPLSITHCKKSVETPTSSEKVSPVSSRSAGPQSGSSEERLPEKKQQQVLPPPSPRPEREKDVVSLSLYKSAKRAIISKSSRMSRTPDEAPAPQGPIELISRGPDGRFMAEMPMDIRESSGSRQDQRHRIRGFPFVEESDMYPEFRQSDDEEEESEAGTIARPPKGAGRVSYVPSTMRTMLRPPQVSPLSSSQESYLHPPAYSPRLQRPLQGPLQGYTILETSRLRPPGPLGPAHDPGGFAFPSGHYYDYSLDPDPPPPFYLADMSPLRSSVMSSPPYHLEGSFGYPPPILEELCEDEGELHPFCSSGVELSSLPLSSAASRSSEMWHHGEPLPFGGLEGSHGLMFPVYHHHHHLQFHREPPPLLLPPPPPLLLPPALPVPSSYPGVLPLQAPRGRHKKSPSKARAQGLAMQEAQQVGQLRHTAQGLGVPVLPFLPDPEPRLGPFGGLDMQWYEVTPRLSPPQPRRLDPGWCVHPMVLQPSRLSPLTQSPLSSMQGSPVRPRPRPRPGHTPPSLQSEASEITLLPPSTASFSRKSSPSPSAASASPGRRSQRGFSPRHHCALTTGPEASPPPTARSDATGQWRVGDIGGNLSDAPPSQLSSPRGAELYLRGWRPV, encoded by the exons ATGTGTTCTTCTTCAGGCAAACAGCGTGAAGATGGACTCTTTGAGA GCTTCAATGATGGACTCTTTGAGCATGTGTCCATCTCCGCCTCAGTAGCAGAGCTGAAGGACA ccCCTCCCTCTTTCCGACAGACCCCGGCCCAGCATGTGGAAACTCAGGAGGGCATCACTGTCACTCTGACCTGCGTTGCCAATGGCAACCCCACACCTACCGTTGATTGGCTAAGAGAAGGGAAAGTTCTCCACGGCAATGGAAAGTATAAG GTGACCAATGGAAGTTTGACCTTGACAACTGTCACCAGGGAAGACAGAGGAGGCTACAGTTGCCGTGCCCACAGTCTCCAAGGAGAAGCTATACACACCACCCGACTGCTggtgcaag GTCCTCCCTTCATCATCTCGCCTCCAGAGAATGTCACTCTCAACGTATCCCAAGATGCACTGTTCACCTGTCAGTCAGAGGCGTATCCTGGCAACCTAACCTACACCTGGTTCCTGGGTGATGAAAATGTCTTTTTCAAAAA tggTCTAAAGAGGCGGGTCAGCATCTTGATTGACGGCTCATTGATCGTCTCCCGGGTAATCCCTGAGGATGCTGGGAAATACACCTGTCGCCCTAGCAACGGGCTTGGCACTGCCCCCTCCGCCTCTGCCTACCTGAGTGtgcagt aCCCTGCCCGTGTTGTCAACATGCCATCTGTCATTTACGGTGCTCTCGGTTTCCATGGATACATCCGTTGCCCGGCCGATGCTAACCCACCGGTAAACAAGGTGACTTGGAGAAAAGATGGCCTGCCTCTACGGATCGaaaag CATCCTGGCTGGACCCTGATGGCTGATGGGAACATCTTGGTTGCCGAGGTAACAGAGGATATGTTGGGTACTTACACCTGCACGCCTTATAATGTGCTAGGAAGCACAGGCCAATCACGAGCTGCTACACTGGTGCTtaag gatCCTCCTAAATTCCTGGCAGTGCCGGCAGGGGAGTACAGACAGGAGGTCGGACGAGAGCTGGTCGTTCCCTGTGAAGCCGACACTAATATTACCTGGAGaaag gtaggacCCCCCTCTCACCAGCACGCCGTCCTCCCCCATGGCAGTTTACACATCCTGTCGCTAGCCAAAGAGGATCATGGGATATGGGAGTGTGTGGCCACCAACGAGGCCACCAGCATTACTGCCAGTACCAAGGTGCTGGTGTCTG gcaCAACCCCCCACGCCCCTCTGGATATCCGTGTTGCCGTGACGTCCAGTGCAGCCAATGTTTCCTGGGAACTAGGATATGATGGAGGATTCGAACAGACCTTCACCGTCTG GATTAAGAGGGAGAGTCTGGGAGCTCATGATTGGCTGTCGCTCCCGGTAACCACGAAGGGCCAGCACTGGCTGCTGTTGAAGGGCCTGCAGCCGCACACCAGCTACGAGTTCAGCCTCCTCGCCACCAACAAGATGGGGACAGGACACTTCAGTGAAGTAGTCACTGCCAGCAcactag attACCCGTTGACCACCCGCGAGCCACCCCTCATCTTGACCCCGCCTCGTTGTCTCACAGCCAATAGAACGCAGCCAGGGGTGGTCCTTACGTGGATCCCTCCGGCCAATCACAGTCTTCCAATCGACCGATATGTAGTCGAATTTCGATTGGCCGAGAGATGGGAGGTCCTAGATGATTCCATCCTACCTGGAGAGACAGACTTATTCGCCCGAGatcttcag gaggcctGGTATGAGTTCAGGGTGATGGCTGTGATGGAAGATATTGTTAGCGAGCCCAGCAATATAGTGGGAGTGTCCagcacag atgccTTCCCCCCACCGGAGCTGGCCGATGAGAGTCTGGCTCGTCCCGTGGTGGCGGGCGTCGTGGCAACGGTGTGTTTCCTGGCGTCGGGGATCATCTTCAGCATCATGGCCATGTGTGTGGTGAGCCAgcgcagggagaggaggaggaaggcccGCCGGAGAAGAG accctcctctctccatcactcactgcAAGAAGTCTGTTGAGACTCC aaccTCCTCAGAGAAGGTGAGCCCAGTGAGCTCCCGATCTGCAGGACCCCAGTCGGGGTCGTCCGAAGAGCGCCTGCctgaaaagaaacaacaacaagtgctacctcctccctccccccggccggagagagagaaggacgtcGTCTCGCTCTCCTTATACAAGTCTGCCAAAAGAGCAATAATCAGCAAGAGCTCCAGGATGAGCAGGACCCCGGACGAGGCCCCGGCTCCCCAGGGCCCCATCGAGCTGATCAGCCGCGGCCCGGACGGACGCTTCATGGCGGAGATGCCCATGGACATCAGGGAGAGCTCGGGATCACGGCAGGACCAACGGCACCGCATCCGGGGATTCCCATTCGTGGAGGAGTCGGACATGTACCCGGAATTCCGACAGTCggatgacgaggaggaggagagtgaggcagGAACCATCGCACGGCCACCGAAGGGAGCTG gGAGGGTGTCATACGTCCCGTCCACCATGAGGACGATGCTGCGCCCCCCCCAGGTGTCTCCGCTCTCGTCCAGTCAGGAGTCGTACCTGCACCCCCCCGCCTACAGCCCGCGCCTGCAGCGCCCCCTACAGGGGCCCCTGCAAGGCTACACCATCCTGGAGACCTCCCGGCTCCGCCCCCCCGGGCCCCTCGGGCCCGCCCACGACCCAGGAGGCTTTGCGTTCCCCAGCGGACACTATTACGACTACAGCCTAGACCCCGACCCCCCACCACCCTTCTACCTCGCCGACATGAGCCCActcagaag ctcagtCATGTCATCTCCTCCGTACCACCTGGAGGGTTCGTTTGGGTACCCCCCTCCGATCCTGGAGGAGCTGTGCGAGGACGAGGGGGAGCTGCATCCATTCTGCTCCTCTGGGGTGGAGTTGAGCTCGCTGCCCCTGAGCTCCGCCGCGTCGCGCTCCTCTGAGATGTGGCATCACGGCGAGCCGCTCCCGTTCGGCGGTCTGGAGGGTTCCCATGGGCTCATGTTCCCCgtctaccaccaccaccaccacctgcaGTTCCACCGTGAGccgccaccgctgctgctgccccctccgccccccctcctgctccccccCGCCCTCCCGGTCCCCTCCTCCTACCCCGGGGTGCTGCCCCTCCAGGCCCCCAGGGGGCGCCATAAGAAGTCGCCCAGCAAGGCGCGCGCTCAGGGCCTGGCCATGCAGGAGGCCCAGCAGGTGGGGCAGCTGAGACACACGGCCCAGGGGCTGGGCGTCCCCGTGCTGCCCTTTCTCCCGGATCCTGAGCCTCGCCTGGG GCCGTTTGGCGGGCTGGACATGCAGTGGTATGAGGTCACGCCTCGGCTAAGCCCCCCTCAGCCGCGGAGGCTGGACCCCGGCTGGTGTGTCCACCCCATGGTGCTTCAGCCCTCGCgcctctcccccctcacccagagccccctctcctccatgcAGGGGTCCCCCGtgcgcccccgcccccgcccgcGGCCGGGACACACCCCGCCCTCCCTCCAATCGGAAGCTTCTGAGATCACGCTGCTCCCGCCGTCCACCGCCAGTTTCTCCAGGAAGTCGTCCCCATCGCCCTCCGCCGCCTCCGCCTCTCCCGGGAGGAGGAGCCAGCGGGGGTTCAGCCCCCGCCACCACTGTGCGCTGACGACTGGCCCCGAggcgtccccccccccaaccgccCGCAGCGACGCCACAGGACAGTGGAGGGTGGGGGACATCGGGGGAAACCTGTCAGACGCCCCCCCCTCTCAGCTCTCGTCTCCAAG AGGAGCGGAGTTGTACCTGAGAGGATGGAGACCTGTCTGA